A single Blastococcus colisei DNA region contains:
- a CDS encoding DUF2795 domain-containing protein, which produces MVSPIDIQKALSGMDYPASKDDIVRHAEQQGGDDDVIEALKKIEDREYEGPSGVSSAVFD; this is translated from the coding sequence ATGGTGAGCCCCATCGACATCCAGAAGGCCCTGTCCGGCATGGACTACCCGGCGAGCAAGGACGACATCGTCCGGCATGCCGAGCAGCAGGGTGGTGACGACGACGTGATCGAGGCCCTCAAGAAGATCGAGGACCGGGAGTACGAGGGGCCGAGCGGGGTCAGTTCAGCGGTCTTCGACTGA
- the hisN gene encoding histidinol-phosphatase, producing MTSGRGFSEDMRLAHVLADQADSISLDRFRAQDLTVDTKPDLTPVTDADRAVEEMLRITLSRARTRDAVMGEEFGTTGHGPRRWVLDPIDGTKNFVRGVPVWATLIALFDGEEPVVGLVSAPALNRRWWAAKDVGAWTGRRLESATRCRVSEVTDLGDASLSYSSLSGWEERGVLDGFLDLTRSVWRTRAYGDFWSYCLLAEGAVDIACEPEVSVWDLAALDVIVREAGGRFTDLTGAPGPAGGHAIATNGALHDAALAHVRLPDPA from the coding sequence ATGACATCGGGCCGGGGATTCTCCGAGGACATGCGGCTGGCACACGTGCTGGCCGATCAAGCCGACTCGATCAGCCTGGACCGGTTCAGGGCCCAGGACCTGACGGTGGACACCAAGCCGGACCTGACGCCGGTCACCGACGCCGACCGGGCGGTCGAGGAGATGCTCCGGATCACCCTGAGCCGCGCCCGCACCCGGGACGCGGTCATGGGCGAAGAGTTCGGCACGACCGGGCACGGCCCGCGCCGCTGGGTGCTCGATCCCATCGACGGCACGAAGAACTTCGTCCGCGGCGTGCCGGTGTGGGCCACGCTCATCGCCCTCTTCGACGGCGAGGAACCCGTCGTGGGGCTGGTGTCCGCGCCGGCCCTCAACCGCCGCTGGTGGGCGGCCAAGGACGTCGGCGCGTGGACCGGCCGGCGTCTGGAGTCCGCCACCCGCTGCCGGGTCTCGGAGGTCACCGACCTCGGCGACGCGAGCCTGTCCTACTCCAGCCTGTCCGGCTGGGAGGAGCGCGGCGTCCTGGACGGCTTCCTCGACCTGACCCGCTCGGTCTGGCGCACGCGCGCCTACGGCGACTTCTGGAGCTACTGCCTGCTGGCCGAGGGCGCGGTCGACATCGCGTGCGAGCCCGAGGTGTCGGTCTGGGATCTCGCCGCCCTCGACGTCATCGTGCGGGAGGCCGGGGGCCGGTTCACCGATCTGACCGGCGCCCCGGGTCCGGCCGGCGGCCATGCCATCGCCACGAACGGAGCGCTGCACGACGCGGCCCTCGCGCACGTGCGGCTGCCCGACCCCGCCTGA